One Bythopirellula goksoeyrii genomic window, GATAAGATTTGGACCGACAAACTCGGGAATCTCTTGGGCCAAGTTGGCAAACCGGGAAAAGGCAAGAAGCTCATCGCGATTGATGCCCATGTCGACACGGTCGGTGTGGGAAACCGCGACGAGTGGCAACACGATCCCTACAAGGGCAAGGTCGCCGATGGCAAAGTATGGGGCCGCGGCGCGGGCGACCAGGAAGGGGCGATCCCCGCCATGGTCTATGCCGCCAAGATCATGCGCGACCTCAAAGTCGATCTCTCCGAATATTATCTGCTGCTCACCTGCACGGTGATGGAAGAAGATTGCGACGGGCTCTGCTGGCAGTATATCGTCCAGGAAGAAAAAATCCGGCCCGACGTGGTAGTGATCACCGACTCCACGAATTGCACCATCTTGCGTGGCCAGCGTGGGCGTATGGAAATCGGCGTCACCTGCGACGGCAAGTCGTGCCATGGTTCGATGCCTGAGAAAGGTGACAATGCCGTCTACAAAATCACCAAGGTGGTCCGCGAGATCGAGGCCCTCAACGAGCGATTGCACCGCGATGAATTCCTCGGCAAAGGGACAATCACGGTCAGCTACATCGACTGCAAGACCCCTAGCCTCTGCGCGGTCCCCGGTCAGGCATACATCCATCTCGATCGGCGCCTCACGGTTGGCGATACCAAGAAGTCCGCCGTCGCCGAAGTGAAAGACGCGATCAAGCGGGCCGGAGTTAAGGGGA contains:
- a CDS encoding YgeY family selenium metabolism-linked hydrolase, with amino-acid sequence MKNKKSYLDAAKKYEKQMVRFLRDLIAIPSESAEEGQVIARIRQEMEATGAFDKIWTDKLGNLLGQVGKPGKGKKLIAIDAHVDTVGVGNRDEWQHDPYKGKVADGKVWGRGAGDQEGAIPAMVYAAKIMRDLKVDLSEYYLLLTCTVMEEDCDGLCWQYIVQEEKIRPDVVVITDSTNCTILRGQRGRMEIGVTCDGKSCHGSMPEKGDNAVYKITKVVREIEALNERLHRDEFLGKGTITVSYIDCKTPSLCAVPGQAYIHLDRRLTVGDTKKSAVAEVKDAIKRAGVKGKVEVLRYAQPSYTGLVYETEKYFPTWCFDEESPQVQAAIKTHRDVLGKAPLVHRWTFSTNAVSIAGMYDIPCVGFGPAPENVAHTVNDSVPIQHMVDCAAFYAAFGQSYCDLAAGRPNDTNMTFKRKKS